TGTTTGGGTTAAGTAACCATTTCTCTCCTCCCGCGACTAGGATATCAACTCCCATCTTCTCGGGATAAACCTCGAGAGCTCCCAGGGATTGTACGGCATCGACGATAACCCAAGCTCCATGCTCATGGGCGATTTCCGCTATCTCTTTTGTAGGCATCCTTTGTCCGGTTATCCATTGGACATCGCTAAAGACGACTGCAAATGTGTTATCATCTACGGCCTTTTCTACATCGCTTAAATCGTAAATCCCCCCATTATTTTTAATAACCTTGACTTTTATCCCTGTGAGCTTACTGTAACTGTTTACTATCGCTGAGATCGTTGGAAATTCAAGGTCGAAGGATACGATATTCATACCTCTTTTAGGCTTGAGGGCCAGTAAAGCCCTCTTTAGTCCATCCGTTGTCTGTAGGCTTAGGGTTATATTCCTATGTGAAGTCTTCATAAGTTTAGCAGCTTCCTTAAGTGTTGGTTCTAGATAAATGGTATCCATAACTTCCACTGCATTTATACCATCCTTGTAAGCAAGCATACTCAAGAAAAACTCCGCTATATCTTCTAGAACGTTTAGAGGGAGTAAACCCAATCCAGCTGTGTTCAGGTATGCGTTAAATTTCTTAAGCGCTGGGAATAGATCCCTCATAGGACCACCCCTTAAATGTCTGATTTGGTGTAAAAATATTTCGGGGGATTACGTATGGATAGGGATGAGATAGTTTCCTTCCTGGATGAGTTCCTTAACATATCGGCTTACCCAGATAAGTCAAAGAACGGCCTTCAGGTCGAGGGAAAAGAGGAAGTCAACACTATAGCCTTTGCCGTGGATGCATCGCTTGATACTATACTTAAGGCCAAGGTCTTCAACGCCGACATGCTGATCGTTCATCATGGGATAATATGGGGAGGCATTTCCTACGTGAGGGGCTTGATAGCTAAAAGGTTAAAGGAGTTACTCGTAGCTGGGATTAACCTTTACGCTGTTCATCTCCCCCTGGATGCCCACCCAGAAGTGGGAAACAATGTTCAACTATTAAAACTCCTAAACCTTGAAGCAAAGGAGCCTTTTGGTGAATACCATGGAGTTAAGATCGGTTACATAGGCGAATTTGACGAGCCTAAACCACTCCCGTTAATTGCTCAAATCTTAGCTGAAAAATTACCTGCAGAATATGTAAAGAGCTATGAATTTGGACTCCAGGAAGTGAAGAGGATTGCAGTGGTCTCTGGAGGTGGAGGATTCGCGATAGAGGAAGCAAGTAGAAAAGCAGATCTCCTGATAACTGGTGAGATAACCCATGAAGATTACAGGGTAGCTGAAGATCTTAGGGTCAGTGTAATAGCCGCTGGACATTATGCAACAGAAACCCTTGGAGTCAAAGCTCTAATGGGTGTTTTAAAGGAAAAATTTGGTGTAAAAACCGTATTCATTGATAATCCAACGGGCCTCTAGGTTTATAAGTTTATCTTCAAATCGTGGAATTAGGGTGATCTAATGGATGTTGACAAGCTTATTGAAGCCGGTAAAATAGCTAAAAAGGTTAGAGAAGAAGCCGTTAAACTTGCAAAGCCAGGAGTTTCGCTCTTGGAACTGGCAGAGAAAATTGAGAGTAGAATAGTTGAACTTGGAGGTAAGCCAGCTTTTCCGGCAAACCTTTCCCTAAATGAGGTCGCTGCCCACTACACTCCTTACAAGGGAGATCAAACTGTTCTCAAAGAGGGAGACTATCTAAAGATAGATTTGGGAGTTCATATAGATGGATACATAGCTGATACTGCTGTAACCGTTAGGGTTGGAATGGATTTTGATGAACTTATGGAAGCTGCTAAAGAAGCCCTGGAAAGCGCAATTTCAGTTGCAAGGGCCGGTGTCGAAGTTAAAGAACTCGGGAAAGCAATAGAAAATGAAATTAGGAAGAGAGGCTTTAACCCCATTGTAAACCTTAGTGGGCATAAAATAGAGAGGTACAAGCTTCATGCTGGGGTAAGCATCCCCAATATCTACAGACCCCACGATAACTATGTCCTCCAGGAAGGAGATGTCTTTGCAATAGAACCCTTTGCAACAACGGGTGCGGGGCAAGTTATAGAAGTTCCCCCCACGTTAATATACATGTACGTCAGGGATGCCCCAGTCAGGATGGCCCAAGCCAGGTTTCTGCTTGCTAAGATAAAGAGGGAGTACAAGACACTTCCCTTTGCTTATAGGTGGTTGCAAGGAGAGATGCCCGAAGGGCAGTTAAAACTAGCCTTAAGATCCCTGGAGAGATCCGGGGCCTTGTACGGTTACCCTGTGCTAAGGGAGATAAGGGGAGGAATGGTCACGCAGTTCGAGCATACAATAATAGTTGAAAAAGACTCCGTGACTGTAACAACGGAATGATGAAGGGCTCTTATCTTTTAGTTATTTTTCTTGACAAGGATGAAGTCGTCAGGACTAAAGCTAGAGAATTTGAGCTTACGAGAGGATATTACGTCTACGTGGGTTCCGGAATGAATTCCCTTGAAAAAAGAGTTCTGAGGCACTTCAGCAGAAGGAAAAAACTTCATTGGCATATAGACTACTTACTTGAGAAAGCTATTCTCCTCAGGGCTTATCTCATACCTAGCAATGAAAGACTCGAGGAGAGGATCTCCTTGGAGATAGGAAAGTATGGAACTCCAGTCGAAGGGTTTGGATCCAGCGATTTAAAAGTGAAGAGTAACCTTTACAGGTTTAACGTTGAGCCCGATGAAGTGATAATTAGGGTTCTCAAAAAACTTGGTTTGAAATGGGTTCTGACCTTCTCCCCGCCGTGAACGGCGAGGGTTCCAACGATTCAACCCCTCGCCAAGTGCGGGGAGGTTTGAGGGGTCTCATTTTTACTCCTCAACCCCTCTGGCCGGGCCTTCGGCCAGTTACCCCTACCTGCCGTTAAACCCGGCAGGCTCGGGGTTATTGTTTTCA
This Pyrococcus horikoshii OT3 DNA region includes the following protein-coding sequences:
- a CDS encoding aminotransferase class V-fold PLP-dependent enzyme produces the protein MRDLFPALKKFNAYLNTAGLGLLPLNVLEDIAEFFLSMLAYKDGINAVEVMDTIYLEPTLKEAAKLMKTSHRNITLSLQTTDGLKRALLALKPKRGMNIVSFDLEFPTISAIVNSYSKLTGIKVKVIKNNGGIYDLSDVEKAVDDNTFAVVFSDVQWITGQRMPTKEIAEIAHEHGAWVIVDAVQSLGALEVYPEKMGVDILVAGGEKWLLNPNMGSGVMFLSNRFIEESKPVLGLLNTEPPVPWSEWWGDKDKDLWEMLPVRKDARKLDPGTPPYLAAVALKASLELINDVGIKKIERNNLRLAERVKEWANEKGFKTLGSSQIVLIMGLDFEEEKKIVNKLKEDKIIVSQRGAKGIHGIRVSPHFYNNKDDIEKFAEGMESLL
- a CDS encoding Nif3-like dinuclear metal center hexameric protein; this translates as MDRDEIVSFLDEFLNISAYPDKSKNGLQVEGKEEVNTIAFAVDASLDTILKAKVFNADMLIVHHGIIWGGISYVRGLIAKRLKELLVAGINLYAVHLPLDAHPEVGNNVQLLKLLNLEAKEPFGEYHGVKIGYIGEFDEPKPLPLIAQILAEKLPAEYVKSYEFGLQEVKRIAVVSGGGGFAIEEASRKADLLITGEITHEDYRVAEDLRVSVIAAGHYATETLGVKALMGVLKEKFGVKTVFIDNPTGL
- the map gene encoding type II methionyl aminopeptidase; translation: MDVDKLIEAGKIAKKVREEAVKLAKPGVSLLELAEKIESRIVELGGKPAFPANLSLNEVAAHYTPYKGDQTVLKEGDYLKIDLGVHIDGYIADTAVTVRVGMDFDELMEAAKEALESAISVARAGVEVKELGKAIENEIRKRGFNPIVNLSGHKIERYKLHAGVSIPNIYRPHDNYVLQEGDVFAIEPFATTGAGQVIEVPPTLIYMYVRDAPVRMAQARFLLAKIKREYKTLPFAYRWLQGEMPEGQLKLALRSLERSGALYGYPVLREIRGGMVTQFEHTIIVEKDSVTVTTE
- a CDS encoding GIY-YIG nuclease family protein, with translation MKGSYLLVIFLDKDEVVRTKAREFELTRGYYVYVGSGMNSLEKRVLRHFSRRKKLHWHIDYLLEKAILLRAYLIPSNERLEERISLEIGKYGTPVEGFGSSDLKVKSNLYRFNVEPDEVIIRVLKKLGLKWVLTFSPP